From a region of the Acidicapsa acidisoli genome:
- a CDS encoding cell division protein FtsL, which produces MAAYVATYFDSGRSSTRRIEERNARLFAEQQRLRRGATLEVFFPKRIDNSRLVKAPDTVRIREMRIFTAAVTVLFSLIMFYGLQHFSSIEIGYNVEAKKQQVEALREQNRQLRLAEAQLSQPRRIDAMARQMGLVELQPNQVVRVTDRFDAGTPALAQVSPSAGVLPLSGATR; this is translated from the coding sequence ATGGCAGCCTATGTAGCAACCTATTTCGACAGTGGACGAAGCTCCACCCGGCGCATTGAGGAGCGCAACGCGCGTCTCTTTGCCGAGCAGCAGCGTCTGCGCCGGGGTGCCACGCTCGAGGTCTTCTTTCCCAAGCGAATCGACAATTCGCGCCTCGTGAAGGCTCCCGACACAGTGCGGATTCGCGAGATGCGCATCTTCACCGCAGCGGTCACGGTCCTGTTCTCGCTCATCATGTTCTACGGTTTGCAGCATTTCAGCTCCATCGAAATTGGCTACAACGTCGAAGCCAAGAAGCAGCAGGTTGAGGCTCTGCGCGAACAGAACCGGCAGCTTCGCCTGGCCGAAGCGCAGCTTTCGCAGCCCCGCCGCATCGACGCCATGGCTCGGCAGATGGGCCTCGTCGAATTGCAGCCGAATCAGGTGGTGCGCGTAACCGATCGCTTCGATGCAGGTACTCCTGCTCTGGCGCAGGTTTCTCCTTCCGCCGGAGTTCTGCCGCTTTCGGGCGCAACTCGATAA
- the rsmH gene encoding 16S rRNA (cytosine(1402)-N(4))-methyltransferase RsmH — MTQDKRRHTPVLSQDVIRYLDVREGGIYLDCTLGFAGHASQIARLIGPTGHLIGFDRDPKALELALQRLMALAEELGERMPKLTLVGEAFSKVAEHVEPGSLDGLLADFGVSSMQIDEAERGFSFQADGPLDMRQDTRQSLTAAQVVNEMDESDLANLIYEYGEERRSRRIARAIVRARPVTTTGQLARIVAGSAPTMKSERIHPATRTFQALRIHVNRELDEIRQLLEAAPGLLKSGPHKSPGRIVVISFHSLEDRIAKDVLREVSAKGIWTVLTRKPVVADEAETDRNPRARSAKLRAAEMNGPEGAGPKERTEYQDPGSVRQLTGFAQLATKKAGKKIIAQRPGKKPRLRK; from the coding sequence ATGACGCAAGATAAACGACGCCATACGCCGGTTCTTTCTCAGGATGTGATCCGATACCTCGATGTACGCGAGGGTGGTATATACCTCGACTGCACGCTGGGTTTTGCAGGCCACGCCAGCCAGATTGCGCGGCTGATCGGGCCTACCGGTCATCTGATCGGTTTCGACCGGGACCCCAAGGCGCTGGAGCTGGCATTGCAGAGATTGATGGCTCTTGCCGAAGAACTGGGGGAAAGAATGCCGAAGCTGACGCTGGTCGGCGAGGCATTCAGCAAGGTCGCCGAACATGTAGAGCCGGGAAGTCTCGATGGTTTGCTCGCCGACTTCGGCGTAAGCAGCATGCAGATTGACGAGGCCGAGCGAGGATTTAGTTTTCAGGCGGACGGACCGCTGGACATGCGACAGGATACGCGCCAGAGTCTAACCGCCGCACAAGTGGTAAATGAGATGGACGAGAGCGATCTTGCCAATCTCATTTACGAATACGGAGAAGAGAGGAGGTCGCGGAGAATCGCCAGAGCCATTGTCAGGGCGCGGCCGGTAACGACGACGGGGCAGTTAGCCCGCATCGTTGCAGGCAGCGCCCCGACCATGAAGTCCGAGCGCATTCACCCGGCGACCAGAACCTTTCAGGCGCTTCGTATTCACGTAAATCGTGAGTTGGATGAGATTCGCCAGTTGCTGGAGGCCGCGCCCGGCTTGTTGAAGAGCGGACCGCATAAGTCCCCAGGTCGAATCGTAGTCATCAGCTTTCATTCCCTCGAAGACCGCATCGCCAAGGATGTTTTACGGGAAGTAAGCGCAAAAGGCATCTGGACAGTGCTTACGCGCAAGCCGGTCGTGGCAGACGAAGCGGAGACGGATCGCAATCCCAGAGCGCGCAGCGCCAAGCTCAGAGCCGCCGAGATGAACGGACCGGAAGGCGCTGGGCCGAAAGAAAGAACGGAATATCAGGACCCAGGTTCGGTAAGGCAATTGACAGGATTTGCCCAGTTAGCGACGAAAAAAGCCGGGAAGAAGATAATCGCGCAGAGACCGGGCAAGAAACCGAGACTGCGCAAGTAA
- a CDS encoding penicillin-binding protein: protein MPLLRLRYWLVCLGFLIWVSLIVAKLFWLQVVRHKEFVEKAQKQQQHTFEVAPRRGVLYDRNLRELAMTVQADSVFAVPSEIEDKKATVHALAQIVHTSAEDTWTSEDQIAERVNASRGFAWIARRLSPETAAKVKALNLKGIYFQKEFQRFYPDSEIAAQVLGYVGVDDNGLGGMEQKFDSRLHGQPGRMYAAMDARRHVMGSTEREPEPGANLVLTIDENIQFIAERALDAAMQRTRADNGTVVVQDVHTGQILALAIRPTFNPNDFRHTTPALLRDHAVSDVYEPGSTFKLVTYASAIDQGIVKPDDKIDCQGGAITFNGRTIHDDKSDHYGVITVHEALEHSSDVAAVKLALRMGPEHFYDYIRNFGFGSKTGLELPGETRGLLRPPARWGATSIGSIAIGQEVAVTPVQLVSMVSTIANGGVYLPPHVVLNTQDPNSQNSGHAAGQQNTQLVALPFHAGEELPNPLPQGAHRVISTMSAAEMRKMMEGVVLYGTGKQAQLNGYSSGGKTGTAQKIDPATHTYSKTMHIASFAGIAPVNSPVIAVAVVLDNPKGGGISYYGGAASAPVFAQVAQDTLEYLGVPHDIEVRPNHAPAKNLTAHDAEPEQEHTGDVNALLSAVNDLPADDPLRQAVSNARTPATTKDSDKKTASIVVSTKTKSAEPQPATNANPSPTPTVVAVSLPAGKTIKVPSLIGMPVRQVVEQVATAGLNLQVEGRGLVRSQEPAAGSQVQPGAQIVVHCAR from the coding sequence ATGCCTCTGCTTCGACTGCGTTATTGGCTGGTGTGCCTGGGATTTCTGATCTGGGTCTCGCTGATCGTCGCGAAGCTCTTCTGGCTGCAGGTCGTTCGCCACAAGGAATTCGTTGAAAAGGCCCAGAAACAACAGCAGCACACCTTTGAAGTAGCTCCGCGTCGCGGTGTACTCTATGACCGCAATCTGCGCGAACTGGCCATGACCGTGCAGGCCGACTCCGTCTTTGCGGTGCCCTCTGAGATCGAAGACAAGAAAGCCACAGTCCATGCACTAGCGCAGATCGTGCATACGAGCGCCGAAGATACATGGACCAGCGAAGATCAGATCGCCGAACGCGTCAACGCCTCGCGAGGCTTCGCCTGGATCGCCCGCCGCCTGAGCCCTGAAACCGCTGCGAAAGTGAAGGCTCTCAATCTCAAAGGCATCTACTTCCAAAAAGAATTTCAGCGCTTCTATCCCGACAGCGAAATCGCAGCGCAGGTGCTTGGTTATGTGGGCGTGGACGACAACGGCCTCGGCGGCATGGAGCAGAAATTCGATAGCCGCCTGCACGGCCAGCCCGGCCGCATGTACGCGGCAATGGATGCGCGCCGCCATGTAATGGGGTCCACGGAACGCGAACCCGAGCCGGGCGCGAATCTGGTCCTGACGATTGACGAAAACATCCAGTTCATCGCCGAAAGAGCTCTCGATGCGGCGATGCAGCGCACTCGTGCTGACAATGGTACGGTAGTGGTTCAAGATGTGCACACCGGGCAGATTCTTGCGCTCGCCATTCGCCCCACCTTCAATCCAAATGACTTTCGCCACACCACGCCCGCGTTGCTTCGCGACCACGCGGTGAGCGATGTCTACGAGCCCGGCTCGACATTCAAGCTCGTAACCTATGCCTCCGCCATCGATCAGGGCATCGTCAAGCCGGACGACAAGATCGACTGCCAGGGAGGCGCGATCACCTTCAACGGACGCACCATCCACGACGACAAATCCGATCATTACGGCGTGATCACAGTGCATGAAGCGCTGGAGCACTCCAGCGACGTGGCCGCCGTGAAACTCGCGCTGCGGATGGGACCGGAACACTTCTACGACTACATCCGCAACTTTGGCTTCGGTTCAAAAACCGGGCTGGAATTGCCCGGCGAGACGCGCGGCCTGCTGCGTCCCCCGGCGCGGTGGGGAGCCACGTCGATAGGCTCCATTGCGATCGGTCAGGAAGTCGCCGTAACGCCCGTGCAACTCGTCTCGATGGTCTCCACAATCGCCAACGGGGGAGTCTATCTTCCGCCGCATGTGGTGCTGAACACGCAAGACCCAAACTCGCAGAACAGCGGCCATGCTGCGGGCCAGCAGAATACGCAGCTCGTCGCGCTACCCTTCCACGCAGGCGAGGAGTTGCCCAATCCATTGCCGCAAGGGGCGCATCGCGTCATCAGCACAATGTCCGCCGCCGAGATGCGCAAGATGATGGAAGGCGTAGTGCTTTACGGCACCGGCAAGCAGGCTCAGTTGAACGGATACTCTTCCGGCGGCAAAACGGGCACGGCACAGAAGATCGACCCGGCGACACACACCTATTCGAAGACCATGCATATCGCGTCCTTTGCAGGCATCGCGCCGGTCAACTCGCCGGTAATCGCGGTTGCAGTGGTTCTGGATAATCCCAAGGGCGGAGGAATCTCCTATTACGGCGGCGCGGCATCGGCTCCGGTCTTCGCACAGGTCGCACAGGACACGCTCGAATATCTGGGCGTCCCGCACGACATCGAGGTGCGCCCGAACCATGCACCGGCTAAAAATCTCACAGCTCATGATGCGGAGCCGGAGCAGGAGCACACGGGCGATGTGAACGCGCTGCTGTCGGCGGTCAACGATCTGCCCGCGGACGATCCTTTGCGCCAGGCAGTGAGCAACGCGCGCACGCCCGCCACCACAAAGGACAGTGACAAGAAGACCGCAAGCATCGTTGTTTCAACGAAGACCAAATCCGCCGAACCGCAACCGGCCACAAATGCAAACCCATCGCCGACACCCACTGTCGTCGCAGTTTCCTTGCCTGCGGGCAAAACGATCAAAGTACCCTCGCTGATCGGAATGCCGGTTCGTCAGGTGGTGGAGCAAGTAGCAACGGCTGGGCTGAATCTGCAGGTCGAGGGCCGCGGACTGGTGCGTTCACAGGAACCGGCTGCGGGCAGCCAGGTGCAGCCCGGCGCGCAGATTGTTGTACACTGCGCGCGCTGA
- a CDS encoding DUF2127 domain-containing protein encodes MQLSLARVRNRKKRNRWLELIAVYKLLQAALLVSVGVGALKLLHKDVADVLTNLVMALHRNPEGRLVSFLIDKAALVDDHMLRRISLFMFGYAALGLLEGLGLMLEKVWAEYLTAIITASFLPLEIFELMHRVTPVRIGFLVANLAVLAYLVWHLIRRRTVSGKLL; translated from the coding sequence TTGCAATTGTCCTTGGCACGGGTTCGAAATCGAAAGAAGCGCAATCGCTGGCTGGAACTGATTGCCGTTTACAAGCTGCTGCAGGCCGCATTGCTGGTAAGCGTCGGTGTGGGCGCGCTGAAGCTCCTGCACAAAGACGTTGCGGATGTGCTGACCAACCTGGTCATGGCCCTGCACCGAAATCCGGAAGGACGCCTCGTCAGCTTTCTGATCGACAAAGCGGCGCTGGTCGACGACCACATGCTGCGTCGGATCAGCCTGTTCATGTTCGGCTATGCGGCGCTGGGGCTACTCGAAGGCCTTGGCCTGATGCTGGAGAAGGTTTGGGCAGAATATTTGACGGCCATCATCACCGCTTCTTTCCTTCCCCTAGAGATTTTTGAGCTGATGCATCGTGTCACCCCGGTGCGCATCGGCTTTCTGGTGGCAAATCTGGCGGTGCTGGCCTACCTCGTTTGGCATTTAATTCGCCGCAGGACCGTTTCGGGCAAGCTTTTGTGA
- a CDS encoding division/cell wall cluster transcriptional repressor MraZ, translated as MFRGTHEAKVDDKGRLKLPADFMKLIAEKNYGPTFFITSRDGQGTEVWPMQEWEIEEAKKAVLPEDDPAKITWMRIVNHFGGVVEIDKQDRLMLPKKVRERFSLVNAEVVVTGQQRFLKVQTEQEADQEIAGLLAPKDESAKLMSIAEARLILAKRESPNL; from the coding sequence ATGTTTCGCGGCACCCACGAAGCGAAGGTCGATGACAAAGGGAGGCTCAAGCTGCCGGCTGATTTCATGAAGCTGATAGCGGAGAAGAATTACGGCCCCACTTTCTTCATCACTTCGAGGGACGGCCAGGGAACCGAAGTCTGGCCCATGCAGGAGTGGGAGATCGAAGAGGCAAAGAAAGCGGTTCTGCCCGAAGACGACCCGGCCAAGATTACGTGGATGCGGATCGTGAACCACTTCGGCGGGGTTGTAGAGATCGACAAGCAGGACCGGCTGATGCTGCCGAAGAAAGTTCGGGAACGGTTCAGCTTGGTGAACGCGGAAGTTGTCGTCACCGGGCAGCAGAGGTTTTTGAAGGTACAGACGGAGCAGGAAGCCGATCAGGAGATCGCCGGTCTGCTGGCTCCCAAAGATGAATCCGCGAAGCTGATGAGCATTGCGGAAGCAAGGCTGATTCTGGCGAAGAGGGAATCCCCGAATCTCTAG